The genomic stretch AGTTGCGCGAGAACTCGAACTCGCATTCGCAACCGAAGGCGGCGGCGGTGTGGGTCGCGATCTCCTGCATGCGGCGCTCGATCATGTCGAGCACGTCGAGCGTGAAGGTGCGCACCGTGCCCTGGATCTCGCAGCTGTCGGGCACGACGTTGGTGGCCTCGCCCGTGTGGATCATCGTCACCGAGATCACGCCGGCGTCGATCGGTCGCTTGTTGCGTGTGATCACGGTCTGGAAGGCCTGCACCATCTGGCACGCCACCGGCACCGGGTCGATGCCGTTGTGCGGCATCGCCGCATGCGCGCCCTTGCCGCGGATCACGATGCGGAACTCGTTGCTCGACGCGAAGCAGGGGCCGTTGTTGATCGCGAACTGACCCACCGCAAGGCCCGGCCAGTTGTGCATGCCGAACACCGCCTCCATCGGAAAACGGTCGAACAGGCCTTCGCGGATCATCTCGCGCGCGCCGCCGCCGCCTTCTTCGGCCGGCTGGAAGATCAAATAGACGGTACCGTCGAACGAGCGGTGCTGCGCCAGGTGCCGGGCGGCCGCCAGCAAGATGGCGGTGTGGCCGTCGTGGCCGCAGGCGTGCATCTTGCCGGGGTGTCGGCTCGCGTGGGCGAAGTGGTTGTGCTCGGTGACCGGCAGCGCGTCGATGTCGGCGCGCAGGCCGATCGCGCGCGGGGAGTCACCGTGCTTCACGACGCCCACCAGGCCGGTCTTGGCCAGGCCGCGGTGCACCGGGATGCCCCAGTCGTTCAAGGCGCGTGCGATCACGTCGGAGGTCCGCTGCTCCTCGAAGCACAGCTCGGGGTGCGCATGGAGATCACGCCGCAGCGCCGCGACGCTGCCGCTGTGGGCCAGGATGGATTCGATCAACTGCATCGGGTGGACTCCGGGGGAGGGCCGCGAGGACGGGCAGGCAAACGGCCGGGGAGGCGCTCGAACATGCCGCGGCGGCAGGGACACGGCCAGTTTAGCCCTGCTTGCAGCAGCGCGCCAACGCCGCACGAGCCGGCCCGGCCCGCCCATGGAAGAATGGCGCTGTCGCGCGAGTCCATCGCCCCGTTCACCGCCGAGTCCGACCCATGTTTGTGCCCATCGTTCCCGCCGTCGACCGGCCCTCGCTCGCCGGTCATCGCACCGTGCGAGCCGCCTGTCCCCACGACTGCCCCGACACCTGCGCCATCCGCGTCACCGTGGAAGACGGCCGGGCGGTGAAAGTGCAGGGCGATCCGGACCATCCCCCGACGCACGGTGCGTTGTGTCAGAAGGTGTCTCGATACCCCGAGCGCACCTACCATGCCGAACGCCTGCTGCATCCGCTGCGCCGCGTCGGCCCCAAGGGCAGTGGCCGCTTCGAGCGGGTCAGCTGGGACGAGGCGCTGGACGACATCGCGGCACGTTTGAGTGCGATCGCCGCACGCAACCCGGAGGCGATCCTGCCGTACAGCTACGCCGGCACGATGGGGCTGGTGCAGGGGGAAAGCATCGCGGCGCGATTTTTCCATGCGCTCGGCGCTTCCCGGCTCGACCGCACCATCTGCGCGAGCGCCGGCAGCGAGGCGCTGACGCTCAGCTACGGCGGCAAGGTCGGCATGCACGTCGAGCACTTCGCCGAGAGCCGGCTGATCCTGCTGTGGGGCACCAATTCGATCGCGTCCAACCTGCACTTCTGGACGCTGGTCCAGCAGGCCAAGCGCGCCGGCGCCAAACTGGTGTGCATCGACCCCCGCAGGACCGACACCGCCGACAAATGCCATCAGCACATCGCGCTGCTGCCCGGCACCGACGGCGCCCTCGCGCTCGGTTTGATCCACGAGCTGGTGTGCCACGACTGGCTGGATCACGACTACATCGAGCGCCATACGGCCGATTGGCCTGCGTTGCGCGCGCGTGCGCTGCAGTGGCCGCCGCACCGGGTGGCCGAGGTCTGCGGCATCGACGCCGAGACGGTGCGGCAGCTGGCGCGCGACTACGCGACCACACGCCCGGCCGCCATCCGCCTCAACTACGGCATGCAGCGGGTGCGTGGTGGCGGCAATGCCGTGCGCCTGATCGCCGCGCTGCCCTGCCTGACCGGCGCCTGGCGCCACCGCGCCGGCGGGCTGCTGCTGTCGGCCTCCGGCTGGTTCCCGGTCGACCGCGCCGCGCTGCAGCGACCCGACCTGCTGGCCGGGCGCCAGCCCCGCACGCTCAACATGAGCACCATCGGCGACGACCTGCTGCGCGACGCTGCGCCGGCTTTCGGCCCCAAGGTCGAGGCGCTGATCGTCTACAACAGCAACCCGGTCGCGGTGGCCCCCGAGTCAGCCAAGGTGGTGCAGGGCTTCCGGCGCGAAGACCTGTTCACGGTCGTGCTGGAACACTTCCAGACCGACACCGCCGACCATGCCGACTACGTGCTGCCGGCCACCACGCAGCTCGAACACCTGGACGTGCACACCAGCTACGGCCACACCTATGCCCTGCTGAACGAGCCGGCGGTGGCGCCGCTGGGTGAGGCCAAGCCCAACACGCAGATCTTTCGAGAGCTGGCGGCGCGCATGGGTCTCGACCACCCTTGCCTGCAGGACAGCGACGAAGCGGTGGCGGCGCAAGCCTTTGCGCGCGACGTCGATCTCGGCGCGCTGCGCGAACGCGGCTGGGTCAAGTTGCCGCTGCCCGAGGCCCCGTTCGCCAACGGCGGCTTCCTGACCCCGTCGGGCCGTTGTGAGCTGGACGCCGGCGCCAGCCCCGATTACCTGCCCAACTACGAGTCGGCGGCGTCCGACCCGCAGCTGGCGGCGCGCTACCCGCTCGCGATGATCTCGCCGCCGGCGCGCAACTTCCTCAATTCGACTTTCGTGAACGTGCAGAGCCTGCGCGACATCGAAGGCGAGCCGCTGCTGGAGATCCACCCCGAAGACGCTGCCGCACGCCGCATCGCCGACGGGCAACCGGTGCGCGTGTTCAACGACCGCGGTGTGCACCGCTGCACCGCGCGGGTGTCGACGCGGGCACGGCCGGGTGTGGTCAACGGCCTGGGCATCTGGTGGCGGAAGTTCGGCGTCGACGGCACCAACGTCAACCAGCTGACGCACCAGCGCCTGACCGACATCGGCCGCGCGCCCTGCTTCTACGACGTGCTGGTCGAGGTGGCGCCCGACGCGCCCGCAGGCGGAGTCTGAACGATGCGCGCTGGAGGTCGTTTTGCACTGCTGGCCGCCGCTGCTGCGGCCGCCTTGCTGGGAGCGGGCCTGGCGGGCTGCGGCACGGTGGGCTATGTCGCGCAGTCGGTGCGCGGCCAATGGTCGATGCTGCACGAGGCGCGGCCCGTGCCCGAGTGGCTGGCCCAGCGCGACACGCCGCCGACCTTGCGCACGCGGCTTGCGGTGAGCCAGCGCATGCGCGACTTCGCGGTGTCGGAATTGAAGCTGCCCGACAACGGCAGCTACCGGCGCTATGCCGACCTGGGCCGCAACGCAGCGGTCTGGAACGTCGTCGCGGCGCCCGAACTCGGCCTGACGCTCAAGACCTGGTGCTTCCCGGTGGTCGGCTGCGTGGGCTACCGGGGCTACTTCGACCGCCAGCGCGCCGAGGCCGAGGCCCAGACCTTGCGCGCCCAGGGCTACGAGGTGAGCGTTTATGGTGTGCCCGCGTACTCGACGCTGGGCTGGTTCGACGACCCGCTGCTCAACACCTTCATCCACTACCCCGAAGGCGAGCTGGCGCGCTTGATCTTCCATGAGCTGGCGCACCAGGTCGCCTATGCGAAGGGCGACACCACCTTCAACGAGTCGTTTGCCACCGCGGTCGAACGGCTGGGCGGGCAGCGTTGGCTGCGCGAGCATGCCAGCGCCGAGGCGCGCGCCGAATACGAGCGCTACGACGCACGTCGGCAGGACTTCCGGGCGCTGACGCTGCGCTATCGGCAGCGCTTGCTGGAGCTCTATACGAGCCCCTTGTCGGCCGAGGACAAGCGCGCGCGCAAGGCCGAGCTGTACCGCGAGATGCGCGCCGAACATCAGGAACTCAAGCGCAGCCGCTGGGACGGCTACGCCGGCTACGACGGCTGGTTCGAGCGGGCCAACAATGCCTCGCTCGGCGTGCTCGCCGCCTACAACGAACTGGTGCCGGCGTTCGAGCGCTTGTTCGAGGCGCAGGGACGCGACTTCGAGCGCTTTTATGACGAGGTGAAACGCCTGGCGGATGCGCCACGCGACGAACGCCGCAAGGCTTTGGGCGCGCCGGCCGTGGCGCAGACCCCGCGATGACACCGCCGCTTTGCGATCAGATCGTTATCCGCTTGCTGGGTTCGGAAGGCGGCGGCCACCGGGCGCAAGGCGGCGCCCGGTGCAACTGCCTTATTTGAGCGATTCGATCAGGTCGATGTAGTCCTGCATTGCCTGTTCGTTGGACTTGCCCTTGAGCGCATTCCACGCGTCCCATTTGGCGCGGCCGACGAAGTCGGTCATGCCAGGGCGGTCGCCTTCGACGTCGCCGCTGCTCGCCTGTTTGAAGAGCGCATAGATCTTCAGCAAGGTCATGTTGTCGGGTTTTTCGGGCAGGGACTTCGATTCGGCCACGGCTTGGTCGAAGCGCGCTTTCAGGTCGGACACGTGCTAACTCCTTGAATGGGGGACGGCGCTCGGGGGATCGGGCGCGACGCGGCATCCTAGCGCCTTCTGTTGCCATTGCCGTTGATGCAAGCGACTTGTTGCACGGGTTGCCACGTCTGTCTACGCACAAGCCCGCACTCGCAGGCCTGTCGGGCGTCGCTACACTCCGCCCTCGTGGAAACCAAGTGGCTCGAAGACTTCGTCAGCCTGGCCGAGACGCGCAGCTTCTCGCGCTCGGCGCAATTGCGTCATGTGACGCAGCCGGCGTTCTCGCGCCGTATCCAGGCGCTCGAAGGCTGGGTCGGCCTCGACCTGGTCGACCGATCGTCGTACCCGACCCGGCTCACGCCGGCGGGCGAGACCTTTCTCGCGCAGGCGCTCGAAATCCTGGGCAGCCTGCAGGCGACCCGCAACATGATGCGCGGCCACCGCTCGGCCGGGCAGGACATGATCGAGTTCGCCGTGCCGCACACGTTGGCGTTCACTTTCTTTCCGCATTGGGTCACCAGTCTGCGCAAGAGCTTCGGCGCCGTGAAGAGCCGGCTGATCGCGCTCAACGTACACGATGCCGTGATGCGTCTGGCCGAAGGCAGTTGCGACCTGCTGATCGCTTATCACCATGCATCGCAGCCGCTGCAGTTGAACCCGGAGCGCTACGAGATGCTCAGCCTGGGCCAGGAAACCTTGGCGCCTTATGCCAAGGCGGGGCCCGACGGCCAGCCGATGTTCAGGCTCCCCGGGCGGCAGGGAGAGCGGGTGCCGTTCCTCAGCTACGCCTCGGGGGCGTATCTCGGCCGCCTGGTCGACCTGATCATCAAACGCTCCCCGATGCCGCTCAGTCTCGAATCGATCTACGAAACCGACATGGCCGAAGGCTTGAAGGCGATGGCACTGGAAGGCCACGGCCTTGCCTTCCTGCCAGCCAGTTCGGTCAAGAAGGAACTGCGCGCCAAACGCCTGGTGCTGGCGGCGCCGGCCGGGTCGTTCGAAGTCACGATGGACGTGCGCGTCTACCGCGAGCGCCCCGAAGCGGCCAAGCATGTCCGTCCCGGCGTGCAGGCGCTGTGGGACTACCTGCGCGAAACACGTCACGCTTGAGCGGCTCTCGTGGCGTGCTGCGGCCGGACCGACACGGCCGCTGTCCATAATCCTGTACCGCAGCGTCGGACATCAACCGGGCGTTGCATCCAGGGCCGTTTGCGGCCCACGGGCGACCGGTCCGGCCTGGCCCTTTACAACCTATCCAACGACAGTGCGGGGCCTGGCCCCGGAGGAATGCGAGCATGGGCTTCGGCCTGCTGGCGTCGGTCATCATCGCGGTGGCCGGGGCCTGGGTGTTGTGGCGGCTGCAGCAGGTGGCACTGCTGCGCTGGCCGACCGGCGTGGAACGCCGGCCGGCGCCGTTGCGTCCCCACCGTGCGGTCGACGATGCGCTGGCGCCGTTCGAAGCCGAGTTGACCCGCTTGGGCTTCGTCTTCTCGCACGCGGCCGATGTCCGCGCCACACCCCGTGGGCTGGGGCCGTGGCAGCCGCTGCGGATCTGGCGCCATCGCCAGCTGCCGATGCTGGCCCAGCTCGAGCCCCCGCCCGATCCGGCTCGCCCCAATTTGCCGCGCTTGTCGTTGTTCGGACAGGTGCACGAGGGGCTGGTGGTCGCCACCACCAACCAGCCCGGCGCGCCGTTCCCGGCCGAGCCGCGCTGGCTCCGGCTGGCGGGCGATGCCTATGTCTCGGTCACCGCGCAATATGAGGACCAGTGGGCCTCGATGCAGGCCGAGGGCCTGCCTGATTTCCTGCCGTGGGGTGATGCGGCCGAGATCGAGGCGCGCTTGGCCGAGCACGAAAACCGTGTGCTCGAGATGTGGCGAAGCGAGGGCTGGTGCCGTTTGGATGGCGACATGCAGTGCGTGTCGCCGCGGCGGCTGCCCGCCGTGCTGATGCGCCAACTGGCGGCGCTGCGGCGCTTCGAGGCGGCCTTGCGGGAGGCCGAACCGAACGCCGCAGGCCTGAAGCGCAATACACCGCTGGAACGCGCGGTCGCGATGTTCGTCGCGGCCAAGGCGCGTCCGAAGGCAGCGGCCATCGCACCGCTGCAATGGGCCTTGTTCGGTGGCGGCGTGCTGCTGGGACTGCTGTGCGTTGCGCTGACCTGGGGGGCCTCGCACGCGTGGATGCTGCTGGCCGTGCTCGCCCTGCACCACGGAGCCCGCTATGCCACGTTGTGGACCTTCGGTCTGCACCGCACCCGGGTGTCGATGTCGCCACTGGGCGGCCCCGGCCTGGACCCGGCCAGCCGAGCTGGCCCGCGCCGCCGCGCGCTGCTGGCACTCGCCGGGCCGGGCCCCGGCCTGTTGGTCGGCGCCGTCCTGTGGGCGCTCGTCGACGACGGCTCGGCGCTGCAGCAGCTGGCCTGGTGGCTGTTGATCGTCAACGGCTTGTGCTGGCTGCCCCTGCCGTCGCTCGCCGGCGCTCACCTGCTCGCCGCGGTGCTGCCGTCGCGCCGCGCTCGGTGGCGCTGGGCCGTCGAAGTCGCCGCCACGGCTGGCTTGTTCGGCTGGTGCTGGGCGGTGGGCCTGCCGGTCGGCGCGGCGCTGGCGATCGTGGCGACGGCAGCGCTGCTGCGCTGGCCCGCCATGTGGTGGCAGCTGCGCTTGCAGCGCGCCGTGTACCTCGCCGCGCGTCGGGCGCAGCCGACCGACGCCGGTGCGCTCGCCCGTCTTGCCTTCCAGCAGCTCGAGCGTGCGCTGCCGACGCGGGTGCCGCTGGCTTGGCGCCTGCCTTGCGTCGACCGCTTGCTCACGGCGCTCAAACGCCGGCCTCGGCTACCGCGCGGTCGGGCCTGGGCGTTGGCGGCCGCCTATCTGGCGCTGCTGCTGCCGTTGTGCGTATTGGCGCCGTCATTGCGCAGTGCTGCCGAGGCGGGCCTGCTGGACGGGGCACGGCGGGCGTCGGGTGCCGACAGCCTGGACCGAGACATCGCACCACAAGACATCACGCAACTGGCGCTGCGCCTCGACCGGCGCCCCGGTGTACAAGGCGCGTCCGAGCCGGCGTTGGCCGCCCTGGCGCAGCGCAGCGGCGCAGAACTGCCGGCCGACGTGCGCGCGCTCTACAGCGCCCGTGACGGGCTCGACCTTGGCGCCTCGCTGACCCTGCTGCCCGTCGCCGACGTGCAGCCGCTGCGCCACAACCGGCCTCGGCTCGGCGGGCAGCTGACCCAGCGCCTGCGCGAACTGCGCCCGGGACAGCCGGCACACCTCGACGCCATGTGTGCGCCCGGCACACCGGGCACCTGCCCTCAACGCCTGGCGCAGGTGTTGTCGTGGCTGCAACTGGGCAGCGTGCAGGGACGGCCGCTGCTGCTGTATCCACAACGTACGGCCGAACGTTGGCGGCTGGTGTCGCTCGACACCGAGCAGGGTCGCTTGCTCGAGGAGCCCGACGTGCGGCAGCTGCTGACGGCCGAGTACGTCGCCGCACGGGCGGCCTCGAGCGCCCAGACCGGCGCGGCCGAGCCGCGTTGAACCGCTGCTTGGAGAACGCGTCGGTAGGCGCCGTGTGGCCGTGTGGCCGTGTGGCCGTGTGGCCGCCGAAATTCTGCTCATCCTCAAGCTCACGCCGCAGGATCTGCGCCCGATCCTGTAAAAAGTGGCAGGAAACGCCAAAACCTCCCTCGTCAGTGGCACTGCAATCGCAGAGACTGCCGACGCGCCCGCCACCGCGGGACGCGCAGCAAGGTTCCCGCTAGGAGCAGGGGCCGACTCCCGCCCGGCGATGGCAGGCAGCGGGGGCATCGATGGGTTGTGGGTGAGGGAGTACTTCCATGTTCAAGAGTGCATGGTCGCGTGCGATCGGCGTGTCTGTTTGGATCGGCAGCGTGGTGATGCTGCACAGTGCGCCGGCCCACGCCGGGCCGGTCATCGAGCGCATCCGCGCGAGCGGGAAGGTGCAGATCGCTCACCGCGAATCGTCGGTCCCGTTCTCCTACCTCGACGCTGACCGCAAGCCGGTTGGTTACGCCGTCGACATCTGTTTGCGGCTGGTGGAGGCGGTGCGCAAGAAGCTCGAGTTGAAGGCGCTGGAGCCGGCCTTCGTGATGGCGACGCCGGCCAACCGGGTGCAGCTGGTCGCCGAAGGCAAGGCCGACCTCGAATGCGGTTCGACCACCAACAACGCCGAACGCCGCAAGACCGTGGCTTTCACCGTGCCCCACTACATCACCGGGGCCCGTTACCTGGTGCGCGCCGACAGCCAGATCGAAGACCTGCCGCAGTTCGAAGGCAAGCGTTTGGTGTCGACCAAGGGCACCACGCCGTTGAAGGCGGTGGATCAGGCCAACCAGGAACGCATGATGCGCATTTCCTTGCTCGAAGCGCCCGACCATGCCAAGGCGGTCGAGATGGTCGAGAAGGGCGAAGCCGACGGTTTCGCGATGGACGACGTGCTGCTTTACGGGCTGGCCGCCAGCCGCCCCGATCCGAGCAAGCTGAAGGTGGTCGGCAAGTTCCTGACCATCGAGCCGCTGGCCATCATGCTGTCGCGCGACGACGCCGAATTCAAGAAGATCATCGACGACGAAATGAAGCGGCTGATCCAGAGCCGCGAGTTGCACACCGTCTACGAGCGCTGGTTCCAGCGGCCCATCCCGCCGCGCAACGTCACGCTCAACCTGCCGATGAACTACCTGCTGCGCGACTTCTGGCGGTACCCGACCGACCAGGTCCCGTTCTGAGGCGGGCGCGGCCGACGACCGTAGCGAGCGTGAGGCGCACGCCCCGGGCCGGCCCTGCCGGCCCTGCGTGAACTGCCGCTCGGCCGGCAGTCGCCGGGAACCAAAGCAGGGCATTACATGGGGCAACAACGGGCGCGGTAGCGCTTCACGGCGGTGCAGAACGCGCCCGGCCGACGGCCCCGCGCGGTGGCGTGTGGTGTAGGCTCGCGCTCACTGCAGCTCTCCAGGCCGCGCCGGCATTGGGTAATTACCCTTAGCATTCATGCGAAACTTGCATAGGGTCTCCTGCAAACAGCATTGGCCTCCCAATTGCTATACCCCTACAGTTCGCGCCGATATTGACCTTGCCGTCTTGTGGTCTCATGGATGTCCTGCTTGCCCTGCCGACGGGTCGGCGCCACTTATGCGCCTCTCGTCCGCGGCTCCTCCTGCCACGGCCGACCCCGCTGCCGGTGGCACTCGCGGCGCATTTGGCCACCGCCTGCGGGGCCGATGACCGGGGCCACGTCGCATCGCCTGCCGTTTCAGCGGAAAGTGCGTAGCGCCGCGGTCGGCGCGGTCCCTAAAATCCCGTTCCTCCGGTGACCTTTCCGGTCATTGCTCAAACCCTTAGGAGCCTTTATGAAGAAGCCTCTGCTCGTCCTGGCCGCAGCCCTGCTGGCCGCAGGCGCGGCGCAAGCCGACACGCTGAAGAAGATCAAGGAGACCGGCAAGGTCGTGATGGGAGTGCGCGACTCCTCGGGCGTGCTGTCCTATACCGTGGGCGGCGGCAAGTACGCAGGTTTCCATGTGAACCTGTGCGAGACCATCATCAACAACATCCGCCGCGACCTGAAGCTCGAGACGCTGAGCGTCGAGTACATCCCGGTCACGTCGCAGAACCGCATCCCGCTGGTGCAGAACGGCACCGTCGACATCGAGTGCGGCTCGACCACCAACAACCAGGCGCGCCAGCAACAGGTCGCCTTCGCGCTGACCACCTTCGTCACCGAGGTGCGCATGGCGGTGAATGCGAAGTCGGGCATCGACTCCATCGCCAAGCTGAACGGCAAGACGGTGGTCACCACCACCGGGACCACCTCGGTGCAGCATCTGCGCAAGCACGAGCGCGCCGCCGGCCTCGACTTCAAGGAGGTCTTCGGCAAGGACCACGCCGACTCCTTCCTGATCCTCGAATCGGGCCGCGCCGACGCCTTCGTGATGGACGACTACATCCTGGCCGGCAACATCGCCAACTCGAAGAACCCGGCCGACTTCAAGGTGGCCGGTGAAGCGCTGTCGGTCGAGCCGATCGCGATCATGTTCCGCAAGGACGACCCGGCCTTCAAGAAGGCGGTCGACGACCAGATCCGCGCGATGATGAAGAGCGGCGACTTCGAGAAGATGTACAAGAAGTGGTTCCAGTCGCCGATCCCGCCGCGCAACACCAACCCCAACGTGCCGATGGGCGCGGCGTTGAAGGCGGCGATCGCCAACCCCAACGACAACCCGATGGAAAGCTACGCCAAGAAGTAAGGCGTCGCCGGAGCGTGACCCGCCCGCTCCCTGTGGGTGGGTCATTTTTTTGCCTCCGCAGCCGGGCGCCTGAAGCGGGCGCCCCGGCGTTGTTCTCTCGAACTTTCACACGCATCCTCCGGCCTGTCACCGACACGCCCGGGGAGGAGAAGACGGATGGATTTGCAATCCAAGTGGCAGATCTTCATGCAGGACCGCGGCGACGGCGTCACCTACGTCGACTGGGTGCTGTCCGCCTGGGGGTGGACGCTGAGCATCGCCGCCTGTGCCTGGGTGCTGGCGCTGCTGGTGGGCTTTCTGATCGGCACGCTGCGCACGGTGCCGAGCAAGCCGCTGCAATGGTTCAGCAACGCGTGGGTCGAGCTGTTCCGCAACATTCCGCTGCTGGTCCAGATCTTCCTGTGGTACCAAGTGTTGCCGTCGATGTTCCCGGCGTTGCAGCAGGTGCCGGTGTTCGCCTTGGTGGTGTTGGCGCTGGGCCTGTTCACGTCGGCGCGGGTCGCCGAGCAGGTGCGGGCCGGCATCCAGTCGCTGCCGCGCGGCCAGTTCATGGCCGGCTCGGCCATCGGCCTGACACGCCCCCAAACCTATCGCTACGTCATCCTGCCGATGGCGTCTCGCATCGTCCTGCCGCCGCTCACCAGCGAGGCGATGAACATCATCAAGAACTCGTCGGTGGCCTTTGCGGCCGGCATCGCCGAGCTGGCCTTGTATGCCCAGCAGGCCGGTGTGGAGCTGTCGATGGAGGTCGAGGTCTACCTGGTGGTGTCGGTGCTGTATGCGGTGTCGGCCTTCGGCGTCAACCGCGCGATGGCGTTCATTGAAGCGCGCGTGCGGGTGCCCGGCTACGTCGGAGGGTCGAAGTGATGAATCTCGACCTGTCCTTCTACAACTGGGAACTGATCAGCAACTTCGTCCAGAAGGGCTTTTTCTTCAGCATCCAGCTGACGCTGGTGGCGATGATCGGCGGCATCGTGCTCGGCACGCTGCTGGCGATGATGCGGCTGTCGGGCATCAAGCCGCTGGAGTGGATCGCGACGATCTACGTCAACGGCCTGCGCTCGATCCCGCTGGTGATGGTGATCCTGTGGTTCTTCCTGCTGGTGCCCTTCGTGCTCGGCCGGCCGGTCGGGGCCGAGGCGTCGGCCTTCATCACCTTCACCCTGTTCGAGGCGGCCTACTACTCCGAGATCATGCGCGCCGGCATCCAGTCGATTCCGCGCGGGCAGGTGTTCGCTGGCCAGGCCATCGGCCTGAGCTATGGGCAGAACATGCGCTTCGTGATCTTGCCGCAGGCCTTCCGCAACATGCTGCCGGTGCTGCTGACGCAGACCATCATCCTGTTCCAGGACACCTCGCTCGTCTACGTGATCGGCGCCTACGACTTGTTCAAGGGTTTCGAGACCGCAGGCAAGAACCTGGGCCGCCCCATCGAGGCCTACCTGGCTGCCGCGGTGGTCTACTTCGTGATCTGCTTCGCGCTGTCCCAGCTGGTGAAACGCCTGCAGAAGAAAATTGCGATCGTCCGCTGAGCCTGGTCGGCTCGTGGCGGCTTTGAATCTGGAGACGACAACATGTCGGCAATGATCGAAATCAAGAACGTCAGCAAGTGGTACGGTTCGTTCCAGGTGCTGACCGATTGCACCACCAGCGTCCAGAAGGGCGAGGTCGTCGTGGTGTGCGGGCCGTCGGGCTCGGGCAAGTCCACGCTGATCAAGACGGTGAACGCACTCGAGCCGTTCCAGAAGGGCGACATCCTGGTCGAGGGGGTGTCGGTGGGCAACCCCAAGACCGATCTGCCCAAGCTGCGCTCGCGGGTGGGCATGGTGTTCCAGCACTTCGAGCTGTTCCCGCACCTGAGCGTGACCGAAAACCTGACGCTGGCGCAGATGAAGGTGCTGGGCCGCAGCAAGAGCGACGCGATCGCGCGGGGCCTGAAATATCTCGAGCGCGTGGGCCTGTCGG from Caldimonas brevitalea encodes the following:
- a CDS encoding M20 aminoacylase family protein is translated as MQLIESILAHSGSVAALRRDLHAHPELCFEEQRTSDVIARALNDWGIPVHRGLAKTGLVGVVKHGDSPRAIGLRADIDALPVTEHNHFAHASRHPGKMHACGHDGHTAILLAAARHLAQHRSFDGTVYLIFQPAEEGGGGAREMIREGLFDRFPMEAVFGMHNWPGLAVGQFAINNGPCFASSNEFRIVIRGKGAHAAMPHNGIDPVPVACQMVQAFQTVITRNKRPIDAGVISVTMIHTGEATNVVPDSCEIQGTVRTFTLDVLDMIERRMQEIATHTAAAFGCECEFEFSRNYPPTINHAQESAFVRRVMADVVGADNVLEFEPTMGAEDFSYFLQEKPGAYFVIGNGDGAHREGGHGMGPCMLHNPSYDFNDDLIPLGATLWVRLAEAWLNTPR
- a CDS encoding molybdopterin-containing oxidoreductase family protein gives rise to the protein MFVPIVPAVDRPSLAGHRTVRAACPHDCPDTCAIRVTVEDGRAVKVQGDPDHPPTHGALCQKVSRYPERTYHAERLLHPLRRVGPKGSGRFERVSWDEALDDIAARLSAIAARNPEAILPYSYAGTMGLVQGESIAARFFHALGASRLDRTICASAGSEALTLSYGGKVGMHVEHFAESRLILLWGTNSIASNLHFWTLVQQAKRAGAKLVCIDPRRTDTADKCHQHIALLPGTDGALALGLIHELVCHDWLDHDYIERHTADWPALRARALQWPPHRVAEVCGIDAETVRQLARDYATTRPAAIRLNYGMQRVRGGGNAVRLIAALPCLTGAWRHRAGGLLLSASGWFPVDRAALQRPDLLAGRQPRTLNMSTIGDDLLRDAAPAFGPKVEALIVYNSNPVAVAPESAKVVQGFRREDLFTVVLEHFQTDTADHADYVLPATTQLEHLDVHTSYGHTYALLNEPAVAPLGEAKPNTQIFRELAARMGLDHPCLQDSDEAVAAQAFARDVDLGALRERGWVKLPLPEAPFANGGFLTPSGRCELDAGASPDYLPNYESAASDPQLAARYPLAMISPPARNFLNSTFVNVQSLRDIEGEPLLEIHPEDAAARRIADGQPVRVFNDRGVHRCTARVSTRARPGVVNGLGIWWRKFGVDGTNVNQLTHQRLTDIGRAPCFYDVLVEVAPDAPAGGV
- a CDS encoding aminopeptidase, which produces MRAGGRFALLAAAAAAALLGAGLAGCGTVGYVAQSVRGQWSMLHEARPVPEWLAQRDTPPTLRTRLAVSQRMRDFAVSELKLPDNGSYRRYADLGRNAAVWNVVAAPELGLTLKTWCFPVVGCVGYRGYFDRQRAEAEAQTLRAQGYEVSVYGVPAYSTLGWFDDPLLNTFIHYPEGELARLIFHELAHQVAYAKGDTTFNESFATAVERLGGQRWLREHASAEARAEYERYDARRQDFRALTLRYRQRLLELYTSPLSAEDKRARKAELYREMRAEHQELKRSRWDGYAGYDGWFERANNASLGVLAAYNELVPAFERLFEAQGRDFERFYDEVKRLADAPRDERRKALGAPAVAQTPR
- a CDS encoding acyl-CoA-binding protein translates to MSDLKARFDQAVAESKSLPEKPDNMTLLKIYALFKQASSGDVEGDRPGMTDFVGRAKWDAWNALKGKSNEQAMQDYIDLIESLK
- a CDS encoding LysR substrate-binding domain-containing protein — encoded protein: METKWLEDFVSLAETRSFSRSAQLRHVTQPAFSRRIQALEGWVGLDLVDRSSYPTRLTPAGETFLAQALEILGSLQATRNMMRGHRSAGQDMIEFAVPHTLAFTFFPHWVTSLRKSFGAVKSRLIALNVHDAVMRLAEGSCDLLIAYHHASQPLQLNPERYEMLSLGQETLAPYAKAGPDGQPMFRLPGRQGERVPFLSYASGAYLGRLVDLIIKRSPMPLSLESIYETDMAEGLKAMALEGHGLAFLPASSVKKELRAKRLVLAAPAGSFEVTMDVRVYRERPEAAKHVRPGVQALWDYLRETRHA
- a CDS encoding M50 family metallopeptidase, coding for MGFGLLASVIIAVAGAWVLWRLQQVALLRWPTGVERRPAPLRPHRAVDDALAPFEAELTRLGFVFSHAADVRATPRGLGPWQPLRIWRHRQLPMLAQLEPPPDPARPNLPRLSLFGQVHEGLVVATTNQPGAPFPAEPRWLRLAGDAYVSVTAQYEDQWASMQAEGLPDFLPWGDAAEIEARLAEHENRVLEMWRSEGWCRLDGDMQCVSPRRLPAVLMRQLAALRRFEAALREAEPNAAGLKRNTPLERAVAMFVAAKARPKAAAIAPLQWALFGGGVLLGLLCVALTWGASHAWMLLAVLALHHGARYATLWTFGLHRTRVSMSPLGGPGLDPASRAGPRRRALLALAGPGPGLLVGAVLWALVDDGSALQQLAWWLLIVNGLCWLPLPSLAGAHLLAAVLPSRRARWRWAVEVAATAGLFGWCWAVGLPVGAALAIVATAALLRWPAMWWQLRLQRAVYLAARRAQPTDAGALARLAFQQLERALPTRVPLAWRLPCVDRLLTALKRRPRLPRGRAWALAAAYLALLLPLCVLAPSLRSAAEAGLLDGARRASGADSLDRDIAPQDITQLALRLDRRPGVQGASEPALAALAQRSGAELPADVRALYSARDGLDLGASLTLLPVADVQPLRHNRPRLGGQLTQRLRELRPGQPAHLDAMCAPGTPGTCPQRLAQVLSWLQLGSVQGRPLLLYPQRTAERWRLVSLDTEQGRLLEEPDVRQLLTAEYVAARAASSAQTGAAEPR
- a CDS encoding amino acid ABC transporter substrate-binding protein, yielding MLHSAPAHAGPVIERIRASGKVQIAHRESSVPFSYLDADRKPVGYAVDICLRLVEAVRKKLELKALEPAFVMATPANRVQLVAEGKADLECGSTTNNAERRKTVAFTVPHYITGARYLVRADSQIEDLPQFEGKRLVSTKGTTPLKAVDQANQERMMRISLLEAPDHAKAVEMVEKGEADGFAMDDVLLYGLAASRPDPSKLKVVGKFLTIEPLAIMLSRDDAEFKKIIDDEMKRLIQSRELHTVYERWFQRPIPPRNVTLNLPMNYLLRDFWRYPTDQVPF